In Oligoflexia bacterium, the genomic stretch TAGTGTTGTAAGTATACAAGAGAGAATTTCATCACAAATCACAAGTTGGTATTTTTGATTACTCACAGCTTTTGCAGCTAATTCTAAACCCCGTTTTGCTTCTTCAAAATCAGGCGGGCTATTACTAAATCTAAATTGGCCAGTGGGCATCATGCGAATTTTACCCGTGGGCTGCACATCTATATTCGTCTGTGCTCTTAAAATCTTTCTCTCTGAGTAAAAATCTTCTGCTTCAGAACCCTTATCAAACTGAATAAACGCAACTTGCTGATCTGCACCCGCTGCACGAATCGTGAGCCCTACTGCTGCGGTGGTTTTGCCTTTACCATCACCGGTATAAACATGAATTTGCCCTTGAGCACTCACCAAAAACTCCTGTTGAATATTTATACAATCGCAACACAGGCGCACATATACGACGATGTCGCAAAAAAGGCTGTTAATCTAGAGCCTTAGGTCATCAACACAATCATAACTGTCTAGTATCTGTCAAAAGAGTCATTGCCTGTTCGTATTATGATCAATCCAAAATCAATGCAACTCATTAAAATCACTGCTCTTTTTAAAAATACCATCCAATCCTACTTGGCCCCCACTTTGCTCTAAGTAACGTCATGGAAACAACGATCAATCAAGGAGCACCCTTAATGAGTAAACTCAGTTTCATCAAAGAATGGCCCTGGGGCCGACTTTTATCAGTGATTCTTTTAGCCAGTTTCTTCGTTGTGGTGCTCGATAGCGATCTTCGCAGTCAGGCACGCTCAGTATTTCGGCCCCAATATCGCGTAATTTTAGCTGTGGCCTCAGCTGATCTTATTAATGACGGCAAAAGTCTTCAAATTCTCAAAGTAAAAACAGATGAAGGTTTATTTCTTGAAGTTTATG encodes the following:
- a CDS encoding cob(I)yrinic acid a,c-diamide adenosyltransferase, with amino-acid sequence MSAQGQIHVYTGDGKGKTTAAVGLTIRAAGADQQVAFIQFDKGSEAEDFYSERKILRAQTNIDVQPTGKIRMMPTGQFRFSNSPPDFEEAKRGLELAAKAVSNQKYQLVICDEILSCILTTLVKEDDVLELLDVFEKSGRTCDLVLTGRTLPEAIKARADLVTEMKLIKHYFNKGLPARKGIEF